A stretch of Acipenser ruthenus chromosome 1, fAciRut3.2 maternal haplotype, whole genome shotgun sequence DNA encodes these proteins:
- the LOC131696682 gene encoding TBC1 domain family member 2A-like isoform X5, with product MVRTVKMEQDCQVGKPMPAADPNLTSPDNHHDLTASAREEVGSTKENEGDSTHMDQSNAQEKPVMKTKMEPSSTKLCGYLNKLGGPLKAWKARWFVFEEKKCQLYYYRTSQDVNPLGSIDLANATFGYPDQAQEGTFQIQIPGRVVVLKALNSQAMLYWLQQLQIKRWQHNTSLVKIPAEASTTSTQLCQLPSAPWEGRTEDFLPAVKTPKGLVGEAAACLPDPWQQNALQKLSLKHPITEIQNTVLNICGNKPAQELRRSVFNFDKIQQSQDCPCEDPVTQILGETTAPPVPLTPPAPTVLSAPSVSSVTNESAQEAKTGGKSSPSSSMNKREKKMTSSLQPSGEVVSGKEGSPVDKLSRLQHEVFTLTEELKSQKELVRLLHKALEAAQQEKRTSKQFLAAAGEQERLELVRHKERCIADLDGRLEALLKDKEELEQRLAMQDCQVNELQQHVQLMMEKNNAKQEVILKLSEQVAACMADPQRTVANSMGTETFCRLQEKIEHLKDDIEAHKIQNKFLNSEVYQLTKLWRNSSEEEKGLLMKCAYLEAKNCQIESKYLVMLRRLQESKGLDSSQQEMVKRLIEDALQGDKKDVFKLNPVSEYDDYGFKTIPDYEVEDVKLLAKIQALEIRSNNLRNNEMVDKPLRTRWANYLASRPLDQLAPSPELKGLIRCGIPVEYREQVWRWIVRTRTQVYRKRNPNRYQELRKHCEVSEHPASRQIRLDLHRTLTSNKHFSSPTSDAVQKLQRILLAFSWQNPTIGYCQGLNRLAAIALLVLKDEEDAFWCLVAVVEIIMPQDYYSKTLTASQADQRVFRDFLAEKMPRLTAHFKEHSIDHSLITFNWFLVVFVESLVSDILLRVWDAFLYEGTKETNEHSI from the exons ATGGTGAGGACTGTAAAGATGGAGCAGGACTGTCAAGTCGGAAAACCCATGCCTGCAGCTGATCCCAATCTGACAAGCCCAGACAATCATCATGACCTCACTGCCAGTGCAAGAGAGGAAGTGGGAAGCACCAAGGAGAACGAGGGTGATTCCACACACATGGACCAGAGCAATGCCCAAGAGAAGCCAGTCATGAAAACTAAGATGGAACCCTCCTCCACAAAACTGTGTGGATACCTGAACAAACTTGGGGGGCCCTTGAAGGCCTGGAAAGCCCGCTGGTTTGTTTTCGAAGAGAAGAAGTGCCAGCTGTACTACTACAGAACATCACAGGATGTCAATCCCTTGGGAAGCATTGACCTGGCTAACGCTACCTTTGGCTACCCGGATCAAGCTCAGGAAGGGacctttcaaattcaaatcccaGGACGGGTTGTTGTGCTGAAG gcattaaacagccaagccatgctgtattggttgcagcagctgcaaataaaacggtggcagcacaataccagcctggtgaaaatacctgcagaggcctccactacctccacacagctctgccagctgcCTTCTGCACCTTGGGAAG GAAGGACAGAGGACTTCCTCCCAGCAGTAAAGACCCCCAAGGGCCTAGTCGGAGAAGCCGCAGCCTGTCTGCCAGACCCCTGGCAACAAAATGCACTGCAAAAGCTCTCCCTcaagcaccccatcacagagatACA GAACACAGTCCTCAATATCTGTGGAAACAAGCCAGCTCAGGAGCTGAGGCGGAGTGTGTTCAACTTTGACAAGATTCAGCAGTCGCAAGACTGTCCCTGTGAGGATCCTGTGACACAGATACTGGGGGAAACAACAG CACCGCCTGTACCTCTGACACCCCCAGCacctacagtcctttcagctccttcagtttcttcagttacAAACGAGTCTGCGCAGGAAGCAAAGACTGGAGGAAAGAGTTCTCCATCAAGCAGCATGAACAAGAGGGAGAAGAAAATGACCAGTTCTCTTCAGCCTTCTGGGGAGGTGGTGTCAGGAAAGGAGGGGAGCCCCGTGGACAAACTATCCAGACTCCAGCACGAGGTGTTCACGCTCACTGAGGAGCTCAAGTCACAAAAG gagCTGGTGCGACTCCTTCACAAGGCCCTGGAGGCAGCACAGCAGGAGAAGAGGACCAGCAAACAGTTCCTGGCAGCAGCAGGGGAGCAGGAGCGGCTGGAGCTGGTGCGGCACAAAGAGAGGTGTATCGCGGACCTGGACGGCCGcctggaggccctgctcaaagacaaggaggagctggagcagcggctggccatgcaggactgccaagtgaatgagctgcagcagcacgtgcagctcatgatggagaagaacaacgccaagcaggaagtcatcctcaagctctccgagcagGTGGCCGCCTGCATGGCTGACCCCCAGCGTACCGTAGCCAACTCCATGGGCACAGAGACCTTCTGCAGGCTGCAGGAGAAGATTGAGCAcctcaag GACGATATAGAGGCGCACAAGATCCAAAACAAGTTCCTCAACTCTGAAGTCTACCAGCTTACTAAGCTGTGGAGGAACAGTTCAGAAGAGGAGAAGGGCCTCCTGATGAAG tgtgcctaCCTGGAGGCCAAAAACTGCCAGATTGAGAGCAAGTACCTGGTCATGCTGCGCAGGCTGCAGGAGAGCAAAGGGCTGGACAGCAGTCAGCAGGAGATGGTGAAAAGGCTCATTGAGGACGCACTGCAGGGAGACAAGAAGGATGTCTTTAAACTCAACCCTGTCAG TGAATACGACGACTATGGATTCAAGACCATTCCTGATTATGAAGTAGAGGACGTGAAGCTCCTGGCCAAAATCCAGGCCCTGGAGATCCGTTCCAACAACCTGCGCAACAATGAGATGGTGGACAAGCCCTTGCGGACCAGGTGGGCTAACTACCTGGCCAGCCGTCCCTTGGACCAGCTGGCTCCCTCCCCGGAGCTGAAGGGCCTGATCCGGTGTGGGATCCCTGTGGAGTACCGGGAGCAGGTGTGGCGCTGGATCGTGAGGACACGGACGCAGGTCTATAGGAAGCGGAATCCCAATCGCTACCAGGAGCTGAGGAAGCACTGCGAGGTGTCGGAGCACCCGGCCTCGCGGCAGATCAGGCTGGACCTGCACCGCACCCTCACCAGCAATAAGCATTTCTCCTCGCCCACCTCCGACGCAGTCCAAAAGCTGCAGCGCATTCTGCTAGCCTTCTCCTGGCAAAACCCCACCATCGGCTACTGCCAGGGCCTCAACCG GTTGGCAGCTATTGCACTTTTAGTTCTGAAGGATGAAGAGGATGCCTTCTGGTGTCTGGTGGCTGTTGTTGAAATCATAATGCCACAAGACTACTACAGCAAAACCCTCACTGCCTCtcag GCTGATCAGAGGGTGTTCCGTGACTTTCTTGCTGAGAAGATGCCTCGCCTGACGGCCCACTTCAAGGAGCACAGCATCGATCATTCCCTCATCACCTTCAACTGGTTCCTGGTGGTCTTCGTGGAAAGCCTGGTCAGCGACATCCTGCTCAGAGTGTGGGACGCTTTCCTCTATGAGGGCACAAAG GAAACTAATGAACATAGCATTTAA
- the LOC131696682 gene encoding TBC1 domain family member 2A-like isoform X4: MVRTVKMEQDCQVGKPMPAADPNLTSPDNHHDLTASAREEVGSTKENEGDSTHMDQSNAQEKPVMKTKMEPSSTKLCGYLNKLGGPLKAWKARWFVFEEKKCQLYYYRTSQDVNPLGSIDLANATFGYPDQAQEGTFQIQIPGRVVVLKALNSQAMLYWLQQLQIKRWQHNTSLVKIPAEASTTSTQLCQLPSAPWEGRTEDFLPAVKTPKGLVGEAAACLPDPWQQNALQKLSLKHPITEIQNTVLNICGNKPAQELRRSVFNFDKIQQSQDCPCEDPVTQILGETTAPPVPLTPPAPTVLSAPSVSSVTNESAQEAKTGGKSSPSSSMNKREKKMTSSLQPSGEVVSGKEGSPVDKLSRLQHEVFTLTEELKSQKELVRLLHKALEAAQQEKRTSKQFLAAAGEQERLELVRHKERCIADLDGRLEALLKDKEELEQRLAMQDCQVNELQQHVQLMMEKNNAKQEVILKLSEQVAACMADPQRTVANSMGTETFCRLQEKIEHLKDDIEAHKIQNKFLNSEVYQLTKLWRNSSEEEKGLLMKCAYLEAKNCQIESKYLVMLRRLQESKGLDSSQQEMVKRLIEDALQGDKKDVFKLNPVSEYDDYGFKTIPDYEVEDVKLLAKIQALEIRSNNLRNNEMVDKPLRTRWANYLASRPLDQLAPSPELKGLIRCGIPVEYREQVWRWIVRTRTQVYRKRNPNRYQELRKHCEVSEHPASRQIRLDLHRTLTSNKHFSSPTSDAVQKLQRILLAFSWQNPTIGYCQGLNRLAAIALLVLKDEEDAFWCLVAVVEIIMPQDYYSKTLTASQADQRVFRDFLAEKMPRLTAHFKEHSIDHSLITFNWFLVVFVESLVSDILLRVWDAFLYEGTKVIFRYALALFKYNEEDILKIHDNLEIYQYLRFFTKTISDGRKLMNIAFNDMNPFPMKLLKNRREFHM; encoded by the exons ATGGTGAGGACTGTAAAGATGGAGCAGGACTGTCAAGTCGGAAAACCCATGCCTGCAGCTGATCCCAATCTGACAAGCCCAGACAATCATCATGACCTCACTGCCAGTGCAAGAGAGGAAGTGGGAAGCACCAAGGAGAACGAGGGTGATTCCACACACATGGACCAGAGCAATGCCCAAGAGAAGCCAGTCATGAAAACTAAGATGGAACCCTCCTCCACAAAACTGTGTGGATACCTGAACAAACTTGGGGGGCCCTTGAAGGCCTGGAAAGCCCGCTGGTTTGTTTTCGAAGAGAAGAAGTGCCAGCTGTACTACTACAGAACATCACAGGATGTCAATCCCTTGGGAAGCATTGACCTGGCTAACGCTACCTTTGGCTACCCGGATCAAGCTCAGGAAGGGacctttcaaattcaaatcccaGGACGGGTTGTTGTGCTGAAG gcattaaacagccaagccatgctgtattggttgcagcagctgcaaataaaacggtggcagcacaataccagcctggtgaaaatacctgcagaggcctccactacctccacacagctctgccagctgcCTTCTGCACCTTGGGAAG GAAGGACAGAGGACTTCCTCCCAGCAGTAAAGACCCCCAAGGGCCTAGTCGGAGAAGCCGCAGCCTGTCTGCCAGACCCCTGGCAACAAAATGCACTGCAAAAGCTCTCCCTcaagcaccccatcacagagatACA GAACACAGTCCTCAATATCTGTGGAAACAAGCCAGCTCAGGAGCTGAGGCGGAGTGTGTTCAACTTTGACAAGATTCAGCAGTCGCAAGACTGTCCCTGTGAGGATCCTGTGACACAGATACTGGGGGAAACAACAG CACCGCCTGTACCTCTGACACCCCCAGCacctacagtcctttcagctccttcagtttcttcagttacAAACGAGTCTGCGCAGGAAGCAAAGACTGGAGGAAAGAGTTCTCCATCAAGCAGCATGAACAAGAGGGAGAAGAAAATGACCAGTTCTCTTCAGCCTTCTGGGGAGGTGGTGTCAGGAAAGGAGGGGAGCCCCGTGGACAAACTATCCAGACTCCAGCACGAGGTGTTCACGCTCACTGAGGAGCTCAAGTCACAAAAG gagCTGGTGCGACTCCTTCACAAGGCCCTGGAGGCAGCACAGCAGGAGAAGAGGACCAGCAAACAGTTCCTGGCAGCAGCAGGGGAGCAGGAGCGGCTGGAGCTGGTGCGGCACAAAGAGAGGTGTATCGCGGACCTGGACGGCCGcctggaggccctgctcaaagacaaggaggagctggagcagcggctggccatgcaggactgccaagtgaatgagctgcagcagcacgtgcagctcatgatggagaagaacaacgccaagcaggaagtcatcctcaagctctccgagcagGTGGCCGCCTGCATGGCTGACCCCCAGCGTACCGTAGCCAACTCCATGGGCACAGAGACCTTCTGCAGGCTGCAGGAGAAGATTGAGCAcctcaag GACGATATAGAGGCGCACAAGATCCAAAACAAGTTCCTCAACTCTGAAGTCTACCAGCTTACTAAGCTGTGGAGGAACAGTTCAGAAGAGGAGAAGGGCCTCCTGATGAAG tgtgcctaCCTGGAGGCCAAAAACTGCCAGATTGAGAGCAAGTACCTGGTCATGCTGCGCAGGCTGCAGGAGAGCAAAGGGCTGGACAGCAGTCAGCAGGAGATGGTGAAAAGGCTCATTGAGGACGCACTGCAGGGAGACAAGAAGGATGTCTTTAAACTCAACCCTGTCAG TGAATACGACGACTATGGATTCAAGACCATTCCTGATTATGAAGTAGAGGACGTGAAGCTCCTGGCCAAAATCCAGGCCCTGGAGATCCGTTCCAACAACCTGCGCAACAATGAGATGGTGGACAAGCCCTTGCGGACCAGGTGGGCTAACTACCTGGCCAGCCGTCCCTTGGACCAGCTGGCTCCCTCCCCGGAGCTGAAGGGCCTGATCCGGTGTGGGATCCCTGTGGAGTACCGGGAGCAGGTGTGGCGCTGGATCGTGAGGACACGGACGCAGGTCTATAGGAAGCGGAATCCCAATCGCTACCAGGAGCTGAGGAAGCACTGCGAGGTGTCGGAGCACCCGGCCTCGCGGCAGATCAGGCTGGACCTGCACCGCACCCTCACCAGCAATAAGCATTTCTCCTCGCCCACCTCCGACGCAGTCCAAAAGCTGCAGCGCATTCTGCTAGCCTTCTCCTGGCAAAACCCCACCATCGGCTACTGCCAGGGCCTCAACCG GTTGGCAGCTATTGCACTTTTAGTTCTGAAGGATGAAGAGGATGCCTTCTGGTGTCTGGTGGCTGTTGTTGAAATCATAATGCCACAAGACTACTACAGCAAAACCCTCACTGCCTCtcag GCTGATCAGAGGGTGTTCCGTGACTTTCTTGCTGAGAAGATGCCTCGCCTGACGGCCCACTTCAAGGAGCACAGCATCGATCATTCCCTCATCACCTTCAACTGGTTCCTGGTGGTCTTCGTGGAAAGCCTGGTCAGCGACATCCTGCTCAGAGTGTGGGACGCTTTCCTCTATGAGGGCACAAAG gtgATATTTCGCTATGCACTGGCCCTCTTTAAGTACAATGAAGAGGACATTCTAAAAATTCACGACAATCTGGAAATCTACCAATACCTCCGTTTTTTCACCAAAACTATCTCTGATGGCAG GAAACTAATGAACATAGCATTTAATGATATGAATCCcttccctatgaagctgctgaagaacagacgagagtttcacatgtag
- the LOC131696682 gene encoding TBC1 domain family member 2A-like isoform X3: MVRTVKMEQDCQVGKPMPAADPNLTSPDNHHDLTASAREEVGSTKENEGDSTHMDQSNAQEKPVMKTKMEPSSTKLCGYLNKLGGPLKAWKARWFVFEEKKCQLYYYRTSQDVNPLGSIDLANATFGYPDQAQEGTFQIQIPGRVVVLKALNSQAMLYWLQQLQIKRWQHNTSLVKIPAEASTTSTQLCQLPSAPWEGRTEDFLPAVKTPKGLVGEAAACLPDPWQQNALQKLSLKHPITEIQNTVLNICGNKPAQELRRSVFNFDKIQQSQDCPCEDPVTQILGETTAPPVPLTPPAPTVLSAPSVSSVTNESAQEAKTGGKSSPSSSMNKREKKMTSSLQPSGEVVSGKEGSPVDKLSRLQHEVFTLTEELKSQKELVRLLHKALEAAQQEKRTSKQFLAAAGEQERLELVRHKERCIADLDGRLEALLKDKEELEQRLAMQDCQVNELQQHVQLMMEKNNAKQEVILKLSEQVAACMADPQRTVANSMGTETFCRLQEKIEHLKDDIEAHKIQNKFLNSEVYQLTKLWRNSSEEEKGLLMKCAYLEAKNCQIESKYLVMLRRLQESKGLDSSQQEMVKRLIEDALQGDKKDVFKLNPVSEYDDYGFKTIPDYEVEDVKLLAKIQALEIRSNNLRNNEMVDKPLRTRWANYLASRPLDQLAPSPELKGLIRCGIPVEYREQVWRWIVRTRTQVYRKRNPNRYQELRKHCEVSEHPASRQIRLDLHRTLTSNKHFSSPTSDAVQKLQRILLAFSWQNPTIGYCQGLNRLAAIALLVLKDEEDAFWCLVAVVEIIMPQDYYSKTLTASQADQRVFRDFLAEKMPRLTAHFKEHSIDHSLITFNWFLVVFVESLVSDILLRVWDAFLYEGTKVIFRYALALFKYNEEDILKIHDNLEIYQYLRFFTKTISDGRKLMTIAFNDMNPFPMKLLKNRREFHMERLTAELQELERIQEEFVKEQQVERKDKDLDTAVSEDEEETNEHSI, from the exons ATGGTGAGGACTGTAAAGATGGAGCAGGACTGTCAAGTCGGAAAACCCATGCCTGCAGCTGATCCCAATCTGACAAGCCCAGACAATCATCATGACCTCACTGCCAGTGCAAGAGAGGAAGTGGGAAGCACCAAGGAGAACGAGGGTGATTCCACACACATGGACCAGAGCAATGCCCAAGAGAAGCCAGTCATGAAAACTAAGATGGAACCCTCCTCCACAAAACTGTGTGGATACCTGAACAAACTTGGGGGGCCCTTGAAGGCCTGGAAAGCCCGCTGGTTTGTTTTCGAAGAGAAGAAGTGCCAGCTGTACTACTACAGAACATCACAGGATGTCAATCCCTTGGGAAGCATTGACCTGGCTAACGCTACCTTTGGCTACCCGGATCAAGCTCAGGAAGGGacctttcaaattcaaatcccaGGACGGGTTGTTGTGCTGAAG gcattaaacagccaagccatgctgtattggttgcagcagctgcaaataaaacggtggcagcacaataccagcctggtgaaaatacctgcagaggcctccactacctccacacagctctgccagctgcCTTCTGCACCTTGGGAAG GAAGGACAGAGGACTTCCTCCCAGCAGTAAAGACCCCCAAGGGCCTAGTCGGAGAAGCCGCAGCCTGTCTGCCAGACCCCTGGCAACAAAATGCACTGCAAAAGCTCTCCCTcaagcaccccatcacagagatACA GAACACAGTCCTCAATATCTGTGGAAACAAGCCAGCTCAGGAGCTGAGGCGGAGTGTGTTCAACTTTGACAAGATTCAGCAGTCGCAAGACTGTCCCTGTGAGGATCCTGTGACACAGATACTGGGGGAAACAACAG CACCGCCTGTACCTCTGACACCCCCAGCacctacagtcctttcagctccttcagtttcttcagttacAAACGAGTCTGCGCAGGAAGCAAAGACTGGAGGAAAGAGTTCTCCATCAAGCAGCATGAACAAGAGGGAGAAGAAAATGACCAGTTCTCTTCAGCCTTCTGGGGAGGTGGTGTCAGGAAAGGAGGGGAGCCCCGTGGACAAACTATCCAGACTCCAGCACGAGGTGTTCACGCTCACTGAGGAGCTCAAGTCACAAAAG gagCTGGTGCGACTCCTTCACAAGGCCCTGGAGGCAGCACAGCAGGAGAAGAGGACCAGCAAACAGTTCCTGGCAGCAGCAGGGGAGCAGGAGCGGCTGGAGCTGGTGCGGCACAAAGAGAGGTGTATCGCGGACCTGGACGGCCGcctggaggccctgctcaaagacaaggaggagctggagcagcggctggccatgcaggactgccaagtgaatgagctgcagcagcacgtgcagctcatgatggagaagaacaacgccaagcaggaagtcatcctcaagctctccgagcagGTGGCCGCCTGCATGGCTGACCCCCAGCGTACCGTAGCCAACTCCATGGGCACAGAGACCTTCTGCAGGCTGCAGGAGAAGATTGAGCAcctcaag GACGATATAGAGGCGCACAAGATCCAAAACAAGTTCCTCAACTCTGAAGTCTACCAGCTTACTAAGCTGTGGAGGAACAGTTCAGAAGAGGAGAAGGGCCTCCTGATGAAG tgtgcctaCCTGGAGGCCAAAAACTGCCAGATTGAGAGCAAGTACCTGGTCATGCTGCGCAGGCTGCAGGAGAGCAAAGGGCTGGACAGCAGTCAGCAGGAGATGGTGAAAAGGCTCATTGAGGACGCACTGCAGGGAGACAAGAAGGATGTCTTTAAACTCAACCCTGTCAG TGAATACGACGACTATGGATTCAAGACCATTCCTGATTATGAAGTAGAGGACGTGAAGCTCCTGGCCAAAATCCAGGCCCTGGAGATCCGTTCCAACAACCTGCGCAACAATGAGATGGTGGACAAGCCCTTGCGGACCAGGTGGGCTAACTACCTGGCCAGCCGTCCCTTGGACCAGCTGGCTCCCTCCCCGGAGCTGAAGGGCCTGATCCGGTGTGGGATCCCTGTGGAGTACCGGGAGCAGGTGTGGCGCTGGATCGTGAGGACACGGACGCAGGTCTATAGGAAGCGGAATCCCAATCGCTACCAGGAGCTGAGGAAGCACTGCGAGGTGTCGGAGCACCCGGCCTCGCGGCAGATCAGGCTGGACCTGCACCGCACCCTCACCAGCAATAAGCATTTCTCCTCGCCCACCTCCGACGCAGTCCAAAAGCTGCAGCGCATTCTGCTAGCCTTCTCCTGGCAAAACCCCACCATCGGCTACTGCCAGGGCCTCAACCG GTTGGCAGCTATTGCACTTTTAGTTCTGAAGGATGAAGAGGATGCCTTCTGGTGTCTGGTGGCTGTTGTTGAAATCATAATGCCACAAGACTACTACAGCAAAACCCTCACTGCCTCtcag GCTGATCAGAGGGTGTTCCGTGACTTTCTTGCTGAGAAGATGCCTCGCCTGACGGCCCACTTCAAGGAGCACAGCATCGATCATTCCCTCATCACCTTCAACTGGTTCCTGGTGGTCTTCGTGGAAAGCCTGGTCAGCGACATCCTGCTCAGAGTGTGGGACGCTTTCCTCTATGAGGGCACAAAG gtgATATTTCGCTATGCACTGGCCCTCTTTAAGTACAATGAAGAGGACATTCTAAAAATTCACGACAATCTGGAAATCTACCAATACCTCCGTTTTTTCACCAAAACTATCTCTGATGGCAG GAAACTAATGACCATAGCGTTTAATGATATGAACCCcttccctatgaagctgctgaagaacagacgagagtttcacatggagaggctgacagccgagctgcaggagctggagagaatacaggaggagtttgtgaaagaacaacaagtggagcgcaaagacaaggacctggacactgctgtcagcgaagacgaagaa GAAACTAATGAACATAGCATTTAA
- the LOC131696682 gene encoding TBC1 domain family member 2A-like isoform X8 has product MNKREKKMTSSLQPSGEVVSGKEGSPVDKLSRLQHEVFTLTEELKSQKELVRLLHKALEAAQQEKRTSKQFLAAAGEQERLELVRHKERCIADLDGRLEALLKDKEELEQRLAMQDCQVNELQQHVQLMMEKNNAKQEVILKLSEQVAACMADPQRTVANSMGTETFCRLQEKIEHLKDDIEAHKIQNKFLNSEVYQLTKLWRNSSEEEKGLLMKCAYLEAKNCQIESKYLVMLRRLQESKGLDSSQQEMVKRLIEDALQGDKKDVFKLNPVSEYDDYGFKTIPDYEVEDVKLLAKIQALEIRSNNLRNNEMVDKPLRTRWANYLASRPLDQLAPSPELKGLIRCGIPVEYREQVWRWIVRTRTQVYRKRNPNRYQELRKHCEVSEHPASRQIRLDLHRTLTSNKHFSSPTSDAVQKLQRILLAFSWQNPTIGYCQGLNRLAAIALLVLKDEEDAFWCLVAVVEIIMPQDYYSKTLTASQADQRVFRDFLAEKMPRLTAHFKEHSIDHSLITFNWFLVVFVESLVSDILLRVWDAFLYEGTKVIFRYALALFKYNEEDILKIHDNLEIYQYLRFFTKTISDGRKLMTIAFNDMNPFPMKLLKNRREFHMERLTAELQELERIQEEFVKEQQVERKDKDLDTAVSEDEENCVGLPRGASSKGAPRGVQDVPYRLDVASSSPDYSFADRGQELPGGDAQLAERRPGGGRVRSARASSAHRAPATPVVWPGACRLACKLPESCVVLRRCSSWVAAWRVRSVKKRGRLTAHASAIPNWGENNKK; this is encoded by the exons ATGAACAAGAGGGAGAAGAAAATGACCAGTTCTCTTCAGCCTTCTGGGGAGGTGGTGTCAGGAAAGGAGGGGAGCCCCGTGGACAAACTATCCAGACTCCAGCACGAGGTGTTCACGCTCACTGAGGAGCTCAAGTCACAAAAG gagCTGGTGCGACTCCTTCACAAGGCCCTGGAGGCAGCACAGCAGGAGAAGAGGACCAGCAAACAGTTCCTGGCAGCAGCAGGGGAGCAGGAGCGGCTGGAGCTGGTGCGGCACAAAGAGAGGTGTATCGCGGACCTGGACGGCCGcctggaggccctgctcaaagacaaggaggagctggagcagcggctggccatgcaggactgccaagtgaatgagctgcagcagcacgtgcagctcatgatggagaagaacaacgccaagcaggaagtcatcctcaagctctccgagcagGTGGCCGCCTGCATGGCTGACCCCCAGCGTACCGTAGCCAACTCCATGGGCACAGAGACCTTCTGCAGGCTGCAGGAGAAGATTGAGCAcctcaag GACGATATAGAGGCGCACAAGATCCAAAACAAGTTCCTCAACTCTGAAGTCTACCAGCTTACTAAGCTGTGGAGGAACAGTTCAGAAGAGGAGAAGGGCCTCCTGATGAAG tgtgcctaCCTGGAGGCCAAAAACTGCCAGATTGAGAGCAAGTACCTGGTCATGCTGCGCAGGCTGCAGGAGAGCAAAGGGCTGGACAGCAGTCAGCAGGAGATGGTGAAAAGGCTCATTGAGGACGCACTGCAGGGAGACAAGAAGGATGTCTTTAAACTCAACCCTGTCAG TGAATACGACGACTATGGATTCAAGACCATTCCTGATTATGAAGTAGAGGACGTGAAGCTCCTGGCCAAAATCCAGGCCCTGGAGATCCGTTCCAACAACCTGCGCAACAATGAGATGGTGGACAAGCCCTTGCGGACCAGGTGGGCTAACTACCTGGCCAGCCGTCCCTTGGACCAGCTGGCTCCCTCCCCGGAGCTGAAGGGCCTGATCCGGTGTGGGATCCCTGTGGAGTACCGGGAGCAGGTGTGGCGCTGGATCGTGAGGACACGGACGCAGGTCTATAGGAAGCGGAATCCCAATCGCTACCAGGAGCTGAGGAAGCACTGCGAGGTGTCGGAGCACCCGGCCTCGCGGCAGATCAGGCTGGACCTGCACCGCACCCTCACCAGCAATAAGCATTTCTCCTCGCCCACCTCCGACGCAGTCCAAAAGCTGCAGCGCATTCTGCTAGCCTTCTCCTGGCAAAACCCCACCATCGGCTACTGCCAGGGCCTCAACCG GTTGGCAGCTATTGCACTTTTAGTTCTGAAGGATGAAGAGGATGCCTTCTGGTGTCTGGTGGCTGTTGTTGAAATCATAATGCCACAAGACTACTACAGCAAAACCCTCACTGCCTCtcag GCTGATCAGAGGGTGTTCCGTGACTTTCTTGCTGAGAAGATGCCTCGCCTGACGGCCCACTTCAAGGAGCACAGCATCGATCATTCCCTCATCACCTTCAACTGGTTCCTGGTGGTCTTCGTGGAAAGCCTGGTCAGCGACATCCTGCTCAGAGTGTGGGACGCTTTCCTCTATGAGGGCACAAAG gtgATATTTCGCTATGCACTGGCCCTCTTTAAGTACAATGAAGAGGACATTCTAAAAATTCACGACAATCTGGAAATCTACCAATACCTCCGTTTTTTCACCAAAACTATCTCTGATGGCAG GAAACTAATGACCATAGCGTTTAATGATATGAACCCcttccctatgaagctgctgaagaacagacgagagtttcacatggagaggctgacagccgagctgcaggagctggagagaatacaggaggagtttgtgaaagaacaacaagtggagcgcaaagacaaggacctggacactgctgtcagcgaagacgaagaa aactgtgtggggctcccgagaggcgcatccagtaaaggcgctccacgtggagtgcaggatgtgccctataggctggacgttgcgagttcgagtccagactattcctttgccgaccgaggacaggagcttccagggggcgacgctcaattggccgagcgccgcccggggggagggagggttaggtcggccagggcgtcatcggctcaccgcgcaccagcgacccctgtagtctggccgggcgcctgcaggcttgcctgtaagctgcccgagagctgcgttgtcctccgacgctgtagctcttgggtggctgcatggcgagtccgcagtgtgaaaaaaaggggtcggctgacggcacacgcttcggccattccaaattggggagaaaataataaaaaataa